In the Dioscorea cayenensis subsp. rotundata cultivar TDr96_F1 chromosome 12, TDr96_F1_v2_PseudoChromosome.rev07_lg8_w22 25.fasta, whole genome shotgun sequence genome, one interval contains:
- the LOC120273661 gene encoding protein LURP-one-related 15-like, giving the protein MEYHNPIMGPQYCLPYATDLVFSKTIAGVRHGELAVTDVNGKPLFWFDGSSKDNMWFLVDANSSSPLISLKRKKSWSCHDRWQVFRGASKKKRDLLFKLKRSSSFGFNTLWRVNLAANKTIENKYDFKIKGGYKKRSIKIYKGDTSIVVAQMRKEHKFVNLPWDKHAFVVNINPYTDHAFIVSLIVILHLHHLPKEVDSSMPEVIDAIAQVLQAASS; this is encoded by the exons ATGGAATATCACAATCCCATCATGGGGCCACAATACTGTCTTCCCTACGCTACAGATCTTGTTTTCTCCAAAACAATCGCCGGAGTGAGGCATGGTGAGCTCGCCGTCACCGACGTTAACGGCAAACCCCTCTTTTGGTTTGATGGCTCTTCTAAAGATAACATGTGGTTCTTAGTTGATGCAAACTCTTCAAGCCCTCTCATTtccctaaaaagaaaaaag AGTTGGAGTTGTCATGATCGGTGGCAAGTATTCAGAGGTGCtagcaagaagaaaagagatcTGTTGTTTAAGTTGAAGAGGAGCTCATCATTTGGGTTCAATACATTGTGGCGAGTGAATCTTGCTGCTAATAAGACCATAGAGAATAAGTATGATTTTAAGATAAAAGGAGGGTATAAAAAGAGATCAATCAAGATTTACAAGGGGGATACGTCCATTGTTGTTGCTcag ATGAGGAAGGAACACAAGTTTGTGAATTTGCCATGGGACAAACATGCATTTGTGGTGAACATCAATCCATACACAGACCATGCCTTTATTGTCTCACTCATTGTTATCCTCCATCTCCATCATCTCCCTAAAGAAGTTGATTCTTCCATGCCGGAGGTTATAGATGCAATCGCTCAAGTTTTGCAAGCAGCATCTTCATGA